A single window of Nicotiana sylvestris chromosome 3, ASM39365v2, whole genome shotgun sequence DNA harbors:
- the LOC138888532 gene encoding uncharacterized protein, whose product MRLSAKEMDDKRANSLSYWCYKKYTPEHKYSRRKQLFILGLDEEIEESIWEDELEENKNSEESTLNPQVFVHALDRTSDYRTMRVKGVVKGKMVHVLIDSRSTHNFMDLAMAKKLGCRLDTILSFSISIADGSKVHISVMVAWVTWKICSIRHSIAHHFRRYKVKLQEVEDGVPVWWKESVIERYPTSQKDEIEKMIAEMLESSVIRPSVSPLYSPIIMLKKKDSTWRLWIDYRKLNDCSVKDKFPIPVIEELLDELGGSKYFSKLDLRSGYHHIRMDERDIEKITFRSYNGHYGKGRIVIGHNPVLKEDVLHYLHNSAVGGHLEVEGENVKYRGLLQTFPIAEKIWQDISLDFIEALQKAHNKSVILVVMDKLSKYAHFIALVHPYTASIVAQAYLDNVYKLHGLPQTIVSDRDVIFLSKFWEALFEEQRIQLHHSTTYHSQSDGKTEAINKCLEGYPRCMCNLAVSLSTHGHIVLDLEAILDRRSVQSRGKQVDQVLIKWFNSSKEDNTWMDTHSLSQQFPHFSP is encoded by the exons ATGAGGTTATCAGCTAAGGAGATGGATGATAAAAGAGCAAATAGCCTTTCTTATTGGTGCTATAAAAAGTACACACCAGAGCACAAGTATAGTCGAAGGAAGCAATTATTTATCCTAGGATTGGATGAGGAAATAGAGGAGTCTATTTGGGAAGATGAGCTAGAGGAGAATAAAAACTCTGAGGAATCAACCTTGAATCCTCAAGTTTTTGTTCATGCCCTTGATAGAACTAGTGATTATAGAACAATGAGAGTAAAAGGAGTTGTTAAAGGAAAAATGGTTCATGTTCTAATCGACTCAAGGTCCACACATAATTTCATGGACCTCGCAATGGCAAAGAAGTTGGGTTGTAGACTGGACACCATTTTGTCCTTTTCTATATCTATAGCAGATGGCAGCAAAGTTCACATTTCTGTAATGGTTGCATGGGTCACTTGGAAGAT ATGTAGTATTAGGCATTCAATAGCTCATCACTTTAGGAGATATAAGGTGAAACTTCAAGAAGTTGAAGATGGAGTTCCAGTTTGGTGGAAGGAAAGTGTCATTGAGAG ATACCCTACAAGCCAAAAGGATGAAATTGAGAAGATGATTGCTGAGATGCTGGAATCTAGtgtcattagacctagtgtaagCCCATTATATTCTCCTATTATTATGCTTAAAAAGAAAGATAGTACGTGGAGACTTTGGATTGATTATAGAAAGTTAAATGACTGCTCAGTAAAAGATAAGTTCCCTATTCCAGTGATAGAAGAACTGTTAGATGAGTTAGGGGgatcaaaatatttttcaaaattggatCTTAGATCAGGTTATCATCATATTAGAATGGATGAGAGGGATATTGAGAAAATAACTTTTAGATCCTATAATGGCCATTATGG GAAGGGAAGGATTGTCATTGGTCATAACCCTGTTCTTAAGGAGGATGTTCTGCATTATTTGCATAATTCAGCAGTTGGGGGTCATTTAG AAGTGGAAGGGGAGAATGTCAAATACCGAGGCCTACTACAAACTTTCCCTATTGCTGAGAAAATTTGGCAAGACATTAGTCTGGATTTCATAGAAGCACTTCAAAAGGCACACAACAAATCTGTGATCTTGGTAGTAATGGACAAGTTGAGCAAATATGCTCATTTCATTGCATTGGTACACCCTTATACAGCTTCTATAGTGGCTCAAGCTTACTTAGACAATGTCTATAAACTTCATGGGTTACCTCAAACAATAGTCAGTGATCGAGATGTTATATTCTTAAGCAAGTTTTGGGAAGCCTTATTTGAAGAGCAAAGAATTCAACTACATCACTCCACTACCTATCACTCTCAATCAGATGGGAAAACAGAAGCTATAAACAAATGCCTAGAAGGGTATCCCAGGTGCATGTGCA ACTTGGCAGTCTCATTATCGACTCATGGCCACATTGTCTTAGATCTTGAAGCTATTCTAGATAGGAGATCAGTCCAATCTAGAGGGAAGCAGGTTGACCAAGTATTGATCAAATGGTTCAACTCCTCAAAGGAAGACAACACTTGGATGGATACTCATTCACTCTCTCAGCAGTTCCCTCATTTCAGTCCTTGA